One Watersipora subatra chromosome 4, tzWatSuba1.1, whole genome shotgun sequence genomic window carries:
- the LOC137393675 gene encoding uncharacterized protein yields MKFMVVFMAVCLAFHQISASGYQSSNSFGNFRVGGARSGGLQSGFGRGLGQGFSGGSRGGFGGSSRGFGDGSSRGFGGGSSRGFGGGSSRGFGGGSSRGFRGGSSQDFGGSRQGFGGGSSRGFGGGAGRGGFSSGGRGGFSGGSGRSYGRY; encoded by the exons ATGAAGTTTATGGTAGTATTCATGGCTGTCTGCCTTGCTTTCCATCAAATCAGTGCAAGCGGCTATCAGAGCAGCAACAGTTTCGGCAACTTTAG AGTTGGAGGAGCAAGATCTGGAGGATTACAGAGTGGGTTTGGAAGAGGGCTTGGACAAGGATTTAGTGGTGGATCCAGAGGAGGCTTTGGTGGATCGAGCAGAGGTTTTGGAGATGGATCCAGCAGAGGCTTTGGAGGTGGATCCAGCAGAGGCTTTGGAGGTGGATCCAGCAGAGGATTTGGAGGAGGATCTAGCAGAGGTTTTAGAGGAGGGTCTAGTCAAGACTTCGGCGGATCTAGACAAGGGTTTGGAGGCGGATCTAGCCGAGGATTTGGAGGCGGAGCTGGCCGTGGTGGTTTCAGCAGCGGAGGCAGAGGTGGATTTAGTGGAGGTTCTGGAAGATCATATGGAAGAT ACTAA